Proteins encoded together in one Terriglobia bacterium window:
- the argS gene encoding arginine--tRNA ligase — protein sequence MYLELEQQLTRHVRDFLKRQYSLDLPRLVVDQPPNVGLGEYALPLSFELAKRLRKPPRKIAEEIVAGLGTVPGFEKFEVAGAGYINARLDREAAARVLLQGLRREASAGEAASAKAEKILVEHTSINPNKAAHIGHLRNAILGDTFVRLLRASGAHVDIQNYIDNTGVQVADVVVGFLHLEKKSQSDVQTLIAQGNAGKPFDYYCWDLYAKVSQWYEASKDNLKLRLQTLHDIERGGSEAAAMGALLSAAIIRRHLETMQRLGIQYDFLPQESEILHLHFWDLAFEQMKQKGVLYFETEGKNQGCWVMKRAGGKAAAASEAQSDAVAEAPEGPDEDAKVIVRSNNTVTYVGKDIAYHLWKFGLLGKDFGYRKFYRYPDGHEVWISAESGESDHPHFGGVHAIYNVIDSRQADPQNNVIEAIRGLGYTEQAENYHHFSYEMVALTPRCAMDLGYEVSEEDQKRSFIEVSGRKGFGVKADDLLDSLIAAAQKEVDTRHPETPESERRETATQIAIGALRYFMLKFTKGTVIAFDLNEALSFEGETGPYAQYAIVRAGNIFRKAGLSADEILAGETALRFLNEDDELWELWLKAGQLSHVVQQCIATTEPAYAAKYAFQLAQQFNNFYHKHHILTETDDARKRFLLATAAVVRRSLIQCLDMMGIAAPRVM from the coding sequence TTGTACCTGGAACTTGAGCAGCAGCTTACCCGGCACGTCCGCGACTTCCTCAAGCGGCAGTATTCGCTTGACCTGCCGCGCCTGGTGGTGGACCAGCCGCCCAATGTGGGTCTGGGCGAGTACGCGTTGCCGCTCAGCTTTGAGCTGGCCAAACGGCTGCGCAAGCCGCCGCGCAAGATTGCCGAAGAGATTGTCGCCGGGCTGGGCACGGTGCCGGGATTTGAGAAGTTTGAAGTCGCAGGAGCGGGCTATATCAATGCCCGCCTGGATCGTGAAGCCGCGGCGCGTGTTCTGCTGCAAGGTTTGCGACGCGAAGCTTCGGCAGGCGAAGCCGCGTCCGCGAAGGCGGAAAAGATCCTGGTGGAGCATACCAGCATCAATCCCAACAAGGCGGCGCACATCGGGCATTTGCGCAACGCCATCTTGGGCGACACGTTTGTCCGCCTGTTGCGGGCTTCCGGCGCGCACGTGGACATTCAAAACTACATTGACAACACCGGCGTCCAGGTGGCGGACGTGGTGGTGGGCTTCCTCCATCTGGAAAAGAAATCCCAGAGTGACGTGCAGACTCTGATCGCGCAGGGCAACGCGGGCAAGCCTTTCGACTACTACTGCTGGGACCTCTACGCCAAAGTCTCGCAGTGGTATGAAGCGAGCAAAGACAATCTTAAGCTTCGCCTGCAGACACTGCATGACATCGAACGCGGAGGCAGTGAAGCGGCAGCGATGGGCGCGCTGCTCTCCGCGGCCATCATCCGGCGGCACCTGGAAACCATGCAGCGGTTGGGCATCCAATATGACTTTCTGCCGCAGGAGAGCGAAATCCTGCACCTGCATTTCTGGGACCTGGCCTTCGAGCAGATGAAACAGAAAGGCGTGCTCTACTTTGAAACCGAAGGCAAGAACCAAGGCTGCTGGGTGATGAAGCGGGCCGGAGGCAAAGCGGCCGCGGCGTCTGAAGCGCAGAGTGACGCCGTTGCAGAAGCGCCGGAAGGCCCTGACGAAGACGCCAAGGTCATCGTCCGCTCCAACAACACCGTGACTTACGTCGGCAAGGACATTGCCTACCACCTGTGGAAGTTTGGCCTGCTGGGAAAGGACTTCGGCTATCGCAAGTTCTATCGCTATCCTGACGGGCATGAGGTGTGGATCTCCGCCGAATCCGGTGAGAGCGACCACCCGCATTTTGGCGGCGTCCACGCCATCTACAACGTGATTGATTCCCGCCAGGCTGATCCGCAGAACAACGTGATTGAGGCCATCCGCGGTCTCGGCTACACCGAGCAGGCGGAGAATTATCACCATTTTTCTTACGAGATGGTTGCGCTCACGCCGCGTTGCGCCATGGACCTGGGCTATGAAGTCTCAGAAGAAGACCAGAAGCGCTCGTTTATTGAGGTCTCGGGTCGCAAGGGGTTCGGCGTAAAAGCCGACGATCTGCTGGACTCGCTGATCGCCGCCGCGCAAAAAGAAGTGGACACGCGGCATCCGGAGACGCCTGAATCCGAGCGCCGCGAGACTGCCACCCAGATCGCCATCGGCGCGCTCCGTTATTTCATGCTCAAATTCACCAAGGGAACGGTGATTGCCTTTGATTTAAACGAGGCCCTGAGCTTTGAGGGCGAGACCGGCCCTTACGCGCAGTACGCCATCGTCCGGGCGGGGAATATTTTCCGCAAAGCCGGACTGAGCGCGGATGAAATTCTTGCCGGCGAAACTGCTCTGCGGTTTTTGAACGAAGACGACGAACTCTGGGAACTCTGGCTCAAGGCCGGACAGCTCTCCCACGTCGTCCAGCAGTGCATCGCAACGACCGAGCCTGCTTACGCGGCAAAGTACGCGTTCCAGTTGGCGCAACAGTTCAACAACTTCTACCACAAGCACCACATCCTCACCGAGACTGACGACGCCCGCAAGCGCTTCCTGCTGGCGACGGCCGCGGTTGTCAGGCGGTCGTTAATTCAGTGCTTGGACATGATGGGGATCGCCGCGCCCAGAGTGATGTGA